In a single window of the Centropristis striata isolate RG_2023a ecotype Rhode Island chromosome 18, C.striata_1.0, whole genome shotgun sequence genome:
- the LOC131991226 gene encoding interferon-induced protein 44-like — protein MGIFSSKTPPPPPPSPLLSAPWRTVNWRDKHNDLQYVKDYKPHVEGHQLRILLYGLGGAGKSSFINSVDSVLQGRICTQAAVDTIGHDSFTKQYKTYNFKKGNPDTFSSFVINDIMGLKSGSNRNRKVHVKDVKRAMKGNMRDTYTFNPESKLSKEDPYYNDSPTTNDKVHILVCVVDANTFSQMTEKVVETIMDIRDEAADLGIPQVAILTKIDEACPEIKGDIKNVYKSKELKKKMEMFSKTVGIPMNCIFPVKNYSSELEVDDETDYLILNAMRRMIDSGNDFLNKIPRQLN, from the exons ATGGGAATTTTCAGTTCTAAAACCCCTCCACCCCCTCCACCCTCTCCAC TCCTCAGTGCTCCGTGGAGGACAGTCAACTGGAG AGACAAACATAATGACCTGCAGTATGTGAAGGACTATAAACCTCACGTTGAAGGCCATCAGCTCAGGATTCTCCTGTATGGACTGGGGGGAGCTGGAAAGTCCAGTTTCATCAACTCTGTGGACAGTGTCTTACAAGGCAGAATCTGCACCCAGGCCGCAGTGGATACCATCGGTCATGACAGCTTCACCAAACAG TACAAAACCTACAATTTCAAAAAAGGAAACCCAGAcaccttttcttcttttgtcatcAACGACATCATGGGCCTGAAAAGTGGcagcaacagaaacagaaaagtccACGTGAAAGATGTCAAACGGGCGATGAAGGGAAATATGAGAGACACTTACACG TTCAATCCTGAAAGTAAGTTATCCAAGGAGGATCCATACTACAACGATTCCCCGACTACAAACGACAAGGTGCACATTCTGGTTTGTGTCGTTGATGCCAACACATTCTCTCAGATGACTGAAAAAGTTGTGGAGACAATAATGGACATCAGAGATGAGGCCGCTGATCTGG GAAttcctcaagtggccattcttACCAAAATTGATGAGGCCTGTCCTGAAATTAAAGGAGACATAAAGAATGTGTACAAGAGCAAAGAACTGAAGAAGAAG ATGGAGATGTTCAGCAAAACAGTGGGTATTCCAATGAACTGCATCTTCCCTGTGAAGAACTACAGTTCAGAACTCGAAGTCGACGATGAAACTGATTATCTGATCCTGAACGCGATGAGACGCATGATTGACTCCGGAAATGACTTCCTCAACAAAATTCCTCGTCAACTtaactaa